One Actinoplanes missouriensis 431 DNA segment encodes these proteins:
- a CDS encoding SDR family NAD(P)-dependent oxidoreductase encodes MGVDPDRLAVCLAVLAEVEALPAEHPDAVKVRRATAGLFKTVKLQRRRDRREAVLANDRAVTESTATGAPGRIDDETAGIPLKSGVRGATAGVLKQARGCYVCKQRFTVVDAFYHQLCPRCAELNHARRDARTDLSGRTALLTGGRAKIGMYIALRLLRDGADLTITTRFPHDAVRRFAAMPDSAEWLHRLRVVGIDLRDPAQVVGLADSVAARGPLDILINNAAQTVRRTTGAYAELVAAESAPLPDGPIPALEYFGGAATLGAASPAAALTAGGVLSPQEVTALALTARSTGIDAGGLVPDTTPTNSWSDRVHEVEPLELLEVQLCNVTAPFILVSRLRRAMRASAFPRRYVVNVSAMEGIFNRGYKGAGHPHTNMAKASLNMLTRTSAEDMFADGILMTSVDTGWITDERPHPTKMRLHEEGFHAPLDLVDGAARVYDPIVRGEQGEDVYGCFLKDYAPVAW; translated from the coding sequence ATGGGCGTGGATCCGGACCGTCTCGCGGTCTGCCTTGCCGTCCTGGCTGAGGTGGAGGCGCTTCCGGCCGAGCACCCTGACGCGGTGAAGGTCCGGCGGGCCACCGCGGGGCTGTTCAAGACGGTGAAGCTGCAGCGGCGACGGGACCGCCGGGAGGCGGTCCTGGCGAACGACCGGGCGGTCACCGAGTCGACCGCGACCGGCGCGCCGGGGCGGATCGACGACGAGACCGCCGGCATTCCGCTGAAGAGCGGCGTGCGCGGCGCGACGGCGGGTGTGCTGAAGCAGGCGCGCGGCTGTTACGTGTGCAAGCAGCGGTTCACCGTGGTGGACGCGTTCTACCACCAGCTCTGCCCGCGCTGCGCCGAGCTGAACCACGCCCGGCGGGACGCGCGCACCGACCTGAGCGGCCGGACGGCGCTGCTCACCGGCGGGCGCGCCAAGATCGGCATGTACATCGCGCTGCGCCTGCTCCGGGACGGGGCGGATCTGACGATCACGACGCGGTTCCCGCATGACGCGGTCCGGCGGTTCGCGGCGATGCCGGACAGCGCGGAGTGGCTGCACCGGCTGCGGGTGGTCGGCATCGACCTGCGCGACCCGGCCCAGGTGGTGGGTCTTGCCGATTCCGTGGCGGCACGCGGTCCCCTGGACATTCTGATCAACAACGCGGCCCAGACGGTACGGCGTACGACAGGCGCCTACGCCGAACTGGTGGCCGCCGAGTCGGCTCCCCTGCCGGACGGACCGATTCCCGCCCTGGAGTACTTCGGCGGCGCCGCCACTCTCGGCGCGGCGTCCCCGGCCGCGGCACTCACCGCGGGCGGCGTCCTGTCACCGCAGGAGGTCACGGCGCTGGCGCTGACCGCGCGTTCCACCGGGATCGACGCGGGCGGCCTGGTGCCGGACACCACGCCGACGAACAGCTGGAGCGACCGGGTGCACGAGGTGGAGCCGCTGGAGCTGCTGGAAGTGCAGCTGTGCAACGTGACGGCGCCGTTCATCCTGGTGAGCCGGCTGCGCAGGGCGATGCGGGCGTCGGCGTTCCCCCGGCGGTACGTGGTGAACGTGTCCGCGATGGAGGGCATCTTCAACCGCGGCTACAAAGGCGCCGGTCATCCGCACACCAACATGGCGAAGGCCTCGCTGAACATGCTGACCCGCACCAGCGCGGAGGACATGTTCGCCGACGGCATCCTGATGACCAGCGTGGACACCGGCTGGATCACCGACGAGCGGCCGCATCCGACGAAGATGCGCCTGCACGAGGAGGGTTTCCACGCCCCGCTGGACCTGGTCGACGGCGCGGCCCGGGTCTACGACCCGATCGTGCGCGGCGAGCAGGGCGAGGACGTGTACGGCTGTTTCCTGAAGGACTACGCCCCGGTGGCCTGGTGA
- the yidC gene encoding membrane protein insertase YidC: MEPVYTAISAILLFWHAAWDRLLGDTLALGTSWSWVLGIVFLVLTVRLALFPVIIRQVRSQRATQRLQPQVKALQEKHKGDRETLQKELADLFAREKVSPLAPFLPMLVQIPVVIGLLHVLRHLRPGVTSEASRTLYGWTLTQFDSAIHAKLLTAPITAGFSTGDLTVKLVAAVLILVMTVTTYLTTRQMINKAGRAEEGPALIMQRVMLYGFPLSLLISGALFPIGVVLYWVTQNIFALGQQAWILRRYPVALPESKAPVKAVAPPKVGAKPARHGERGYGRSVAR; encoded by the coding sequence ATGGAACCTGTCTACACCGCCATTTCCGCCATTCTTCTTTTCTGGCATGCCGCCTGGGATCGCCTGCTGGGCGACACCCTCGCCCTCGGCACCTCGTGGTCCTGGGTGCTCGGCATCGTCTTCCTCGTTCTCACCGTCCGGCTCGCGCTCTTCCCTGTGATCATCCGGCAGGTCCGCTCGCAGCGCGCCACCCAGCGTCTCCAGCCGCAGGTCAAGGCCCTGCAGGAGAAGCACAAGGGCGACCGGGAGACGCTGCAGAAGGAACTCGCCGACCTCTTCGCGCGGGAGAAGGTCAGCCCGCTCGCCCCGTTCCTGCCGATGCTGGTGCAGATCCCGGTGGTGATCGGCCTGCTGCACGTGCTGCGCCACCTGCGTCCCGGCGTCACCAGCGAGGCGTCGCGCACCCTCTACGGCTGGACGCTCACCCAGTTCGACAGCGCGATCCACGCGAAGCTGCTCACCGCGCCGATCACCGCCGGGTTCAGCACCGGAGACCTCACCGTGAAGCTGGTCGCGGCCGTGCTGATCCTGGTGATGACCGTGACGACCTACCTCACCACCCGCCAGATGATCAACAAGGCGGGCCGGGCCGAGGAGGGGCCGGCGCTGATCATGCAGCGGGTGATGCTCTACGGATTCCCGCTGTCGCTGCTGATCTCCGGTGCGTTGTTCCCGATCGGCGTGGTCCTCTACTGGGTCACCCAGAACATCTTCGCGCTCGGCCAGCAGGCCTGGATCCTCCGTCGTTATCCCGTCGCCCTTCCCGAATCGAAAGCCCCGGTCAAGGCCGTTGCCCCACCCAAGGTGGGCGCCAAGCCGGCCAGGCACGGCGAGCGGGGGTACGGGCGGAGCGTCGCCCGCTGA
- a CDS encoding DUF6412 domain-containing protein — MESVMWWEALWRLVGLLTDAGPTALLVGAAGLLLVTVLAAGLMIDFRSAANPLVSRSAMRDRARRAGVPRHRDPDAPGRTRPRGPTARPVAA; from the coding sequence GTGGAGAGCGTGATGTGGTGGGAAGCCCTCTGGCGCCTGGTCGGCCTGCTGACCGACGCCGGCCCCACCGCGCTCCTGGTCGGCGCGGCCGGCCTCCTGCTGGTGACGGTGCTCGCCGCCGGCCTGATGATCGATTTCCGCTCCGCGGCGAACCCGCTGGTCAGCCGCTCGGCGATGCGCGATCGTGCCCGCCGGGCCGGAGTGCCCCGCCATCGTGACCCGGACGCCCCGGGCCGCACCCGTCCTCGAGGACCCACCGCGCGGCCCGTGGCCGCCTGA
- a CDS encoding SWIM zinc finger family protein, translating into MTDFPIAFLGMFEALRMGPTFARGRRDDRAGHVRSLTVSSSLVTALVRGPDDPVAFRSRIAVRSFGAAEWARVEKALVSEARYAADLLSGRMPDGIEAVFAGAGLGLLPLSLDEVALDCSCERWPMPCVHLAATCYALARTFEGDPFEVFTWRGRSRDELLMRLRKLRESAAVDEAAKAAASRPASSAASSPDEQPGPARPLVDPDDPAAFWGVHPAGVAPAGAERAGAERAGVAPAGAEWAGAEPAGAGPQGFVAPGSAAPLAGVRPDALLDQLDPPPLSHHGQPIVEVLRPAYAALPETEVADRS; encoded by the coding sequence TTGACTGACTTCCCGATCGCCTTCCTCGGCATGTTCGAGGCCCTGCGGATGGGCCCGACCTTCGCCCGCGGGCGCCGCGACGACCGGGCCGGGCACGTGCGCAGCCTGACCGTCTCGTCCAGCCTGGTCACCGCCCTGGTCCGCGGCCCGGACGACCCGGTCGCCTTCCGGTCCCGGATCGCGGTCCGCTCGTTCGGCGCCGCCGAGTGGGCCCGCGTGGAGAAAGCCCTGGTCAGCGAGGCCCGCTACGCCGCCGACCTGCTCAGCGGCCGGATGCCGGACGGGATCGAGGCGGTCTTCGCCGGCGCCGGGCTCGGCCTGCTGCCGCTCTCGCTCGACGAGGTCGCCCTGGACTGCTCGTGTGAGCGCTGGCCGATGCCGTGCGTGCACCTCGCGGCGACCTGTTACGCGCTGGCCCGGACGTTCGAGGGTGACCCGTTCGAGGTGTTCACCTGGCGCGGGCGGTCCCGGGACGAGCTGCTGATGCGGCTGCGCAAGCTGCGCGAGTCGGCGGCGGTGGACGAGGCGGCGAAGGCGGCGGCGTCTCGGCCCGCGTCCTCGGCCGCGTCTTCGCCCGACGAGCAGCCGGGACCGGCGCGGCCGCTCGTCGATCCGGACGATCCGGCCGCGTTCTGGGGCGTGCATCCGGCGGGTGTCGCGCCGGCGGGTGCCGAGCGGGCGGGTGCCGAGCGGGCGGGTGTCGCGCCGGCGGGTGCCGAGTGGGCGGGTGCCGAGCCCGCGGGTGCCGGGCCGCAGGGCTTTGTGGCGCCGGGCAGCGCGGCGCCGCTCGCCGGGGTACGCCCGGACGCGCTGCTCGATCAGCTCGACCCGCCGCCGCTGAGCCACCATGGGCAGCCGATCGTGGAGGTGCTGCGCCCGGCGTACGCGGCGCTGCCGGAGACCGAGGTTGCGGACCGGAGCTAA
- a CDS encoding DEAD/DEAH box helicase, translating to MTGATAAEQGAGADVVEASVLASVRVLHGFVGRDGGLNLWAEEGSVWPVSRAAAAGAVGGAATGGAVAGRGAGRGAAAWHPFAVAAGELPAGDPREAATVVLPSTSAGPLASPQLGMPRRRGAVRARPWRVPAVSVPFADPDLVAEFEGRVAPSAAWIVELCGFAASLVRRGRVLPAIRIEGARPAAHWRPVTIGADAVRRAALLETMPPACGAETAGGGQRSAAARRGDEGGGGEHGRGEHGGGAAAEELLRVALDRLVDGLVRTRLAEAGVSLADYGWLAALGGEPEFEATPALADELAGRLDAWFEQAARGAEVRVCFRLSDPREHEPVMPADVPLPEDAWRLEFLLQATDEPSVLVPAADVWRDTFAPLSRWTSHPQERLLAGLGRAARLYPALGEALRDARPAEMLLDTEAAHGFLSHAALLAEAGYGVLLPAWWQRRPGLGLSLEVRGRDPVSSVLRDRAVGKKQLVDYQWSLALGGRTLTEHELADLARAKVPLIRLRGRWVHLDPQRLAAGLAFLSRGGGTMTAGDALATMRLLPPEELPLPVTDARGEGWLADLLTGRLEQSLELLDPPEGLGTVLRPYQIRGFSWLAFLDALGLGACLADDMGLGKTVQLLTLLLHHRAGPALLICPLSVLGNWQREAERFAPGLRVRVLHGADRADPRTLADGADLVLTTYQTAVRDADVLAGIDWDRVVLDEAQHIKNSGSAAAKAVRRFPARNRIALTGTPVENRLAELWSILDFLNPGLLASAHTFRARFSVPIERYADEDAAARLRQATRPFLLRRTKNDAMIAAELPAKRHVRHLCGMTTEQVSLYQAVLDDLLGRLEEPGDTWRKGLVLSAMTKLKQVCVHPALALKDNSPLPGRSGKVDRLEEIVDRALGAGESVLCFTQFARFGGMLTPHLAARFGAPVSFLHGGTPRGRRDAMVAAFQQATRPGIFVLSLKAGGTGLNLTAANHVIHIDRWWNPATETQASDRAFRIGQRRDVHVHNLVCLGTLEENIDRVIADKGILADRVVGTGESWLSALSTSELRDLFTLAPEAIVD from the coding sequence GTGACCGGCGCGACGGCCGCGGAGCAGGGCGCCGGTGCGGACGTCGTCGAGGCTTCGGTGCTGGCCTCGGTGCGGGTTCTGCACGGCTTCGTCGGGCGCGACGGCGGGCTGAACCTCTGGGCCGAGGAGGGATCGGTCTGGCCGGTGAGCCGTGCGGCGGCGGCCGGGGCGGTCGGCGGCGCGGCCACGGGCGGGGCGGTGGCCGGCAGGGGAGCGGGGCGCGGGGCCGCGGCGTGGCATCCGTTCGCGGTGGCGGCGGGGGAGTTGCCCGCCGGGGATCCGCGGGAGGCGGCGACGGTGGTGCTGCCCTCGACGTCCGCCGGGCCGCTGGCGTCGCCGCAGCTCGGGATGCCGCGGCGGCGGGGCGCCGTGCGGGCGCGGCCGTGGCGGGTGCCGGCGGTGAGCGTGCCGTTCGCCGATCCGGACCTGGTGGCCGAGTTCGAGGGCCGGGTCGCGCCGTCGGCGGCCTGGATCGTGGAGCTCTGCGGGTTCGCGGCGAGCCTGGTGCGGCGCGGGCGGGTGCTGCCGGCGATCCGGATCGAGGGCGCGCGGCCGGCGGCGCACTGGCGGCCGGTGACGATCGGGGCGGACGCGGTCCGCCGGGCCGCGCTGCTGGAGACCATGCCACCGGCCTGCGGCGCCGAAACCGCCGGCGGGGGCCAGCGGAGTGCGGCCGCTCGCCGCGGCGACGAGGGCGGCGGCGGCGAGCACGGCCGCGGCGAGCACGGCGGCGGCGCGGCGGCCGAGGAGCTGCTGCGGGTGGCACTGGACCGGCTGGTGGACGGGCTGGTGCGGACCCGGCTCGCGGAGGCCGGGGTCAGCCTCGCCGACTACGGGTGGCTGGCCGCGCTCGGCGGGGAGCCGGAGTTCGAGGCCACGCCCGCGCTCGCCGACGAGCTCGCCGGGCGGCTGGACGCCTGGTTCGAGCAGGCGGCCCGGGGTGCCGAGGTGCGGGTCTGCTTCCGGCTCAGCGATCCCCGCGAGCACGAGCCGGTGATGCCGGCCGACGTCCCGCTTCCCGAGGACGCCTGGCGGCTGGAGTTCCTGCTGCAGGCCACCGACGAGCCGAGCGTGCTGGTGCCGGCCGCGGACGTCTGGCGGGACACGTTCGCGCCGCTCAGCCGCTGGACCAGCCACCCGCAGGAGCGCCTGCTCGCCGGGCTGGGCCGGGCAGCCCGGCTCTACCCGGCGCTGGGTGAGGCGCTGCGCGACGCCCGGCCCGCCGAGATGCTGCTCGACACGGAGGCCGCGCACGGGTTCCTCAGTCACGCCGCGCTGCTCGCCGAGGCGGGCTACGGCGTGCTGCTCCCGGCCTGGTGGCAGCGGCGGCCGGGGCTCGGCCTGTCGCTGGAGGTGCGCGGGCGTGACCCGGTCTCCAGCGTGCTGCGCGATCGGGCGGTCGGCAAGAAACAGCTGGTCGACTACCAATGGTCGCTCGCGCTCGGCGGGCGCACCCTGACCGAGCATGAGCTGGCCGACCTGGCCCGGGCCAAGGTGCCGCTGATCCGGCTGCGCGGGCGGTGGGTGCACCTCGATCCGCAGCGGCTGGCGGCCGGGCTGGCGTTCCTGAGCCGGGGCGGCGGGACGATGACCGCCGGTGACGCGCTGGCAACGATGCGCCTGCTGCCGCCGGAGGAGCTGCCGCTGCCGGTGACCGACGCACGGGGCGAGGGCTGGCTCGCCGACCTGCTCACCGGGCGTCTGGAGCAGAGCCTGGAGCTGCTGGATCCGCCGGAGGGCCTGGGGACGGTGCTCCGGCCGTACCAGATCAGGGGTTTCTCCTGGCTTGCGTTCCTGGACGCGCTGGGGCTGGGCGCGTGCCTCGCGGACGACATGGGGCTCGGCAAGACGGTGCAGCTGCTGACGCTGCTGCTGCACCACCGGGCGGGTCCGGCGCTGTTGATCTGCCCGCTCTCGGTGCTGGGCAACTGGCAGCGGGAGGCGGAGCGGTTCGCGCCGGGGCTGCGGGTGCGGGTGCTGCACGGCGCCGACCGGGCCGATCCGCGGACCCTGGCGGACGGGGCGGACCTGGTGCTCACCACCTATCAGACCGCCGTGCGGGACGCCGACGTGCTGGCCGGGATCGACTGGGACCGGGTGGTGCTCGACGAGGCGCAGCACATCAAGAACTCCGGCAGCGCCGCGGCGAAGGCGGTCCGCCGGTTCCCGGCGCGCAACCGGATCGCGCTCACCGGCACCCCGGTGGAGAACCGGCTCGCCGAGCTCTGGTCGATCCTGGACTTCCTCAATCCGGGGCTGCTGGCGTCGGCGCACACGTTCCGGGCCCGGTTCTCGGTGCCGATCGAGCGGTACGCCGACGAGGACGCGGCGGCCCGGCTGCGGCAGGCGACCCGGCCGTTCCTGCTGCGCCGCACCAAGAACGACGCGATGATCGCCGCCGAGCTGCCGGCCAAGCGGCACGTGCGGCACCTGTGCGGGATGACGACCGAGCAGGTCAGCCTCTACCAGGCGGTGCTCGACGACCTGCTGGGCCGGCTCGAGGAGCCCGGCGACACCTGGCGCAAGGGCCTGGTCCTGTCCGCGATGACCAAGCTGAAACAGGTGTGCGTGCACCCGGCGCTGGCGCTGAAGGACAACTCGCCGCTGCCCGGCCGGTCCGGCAAGGTGGACCGTCTGGAGGAGATCGTCGACCGGGCGCTCGGCGCGGGGGAGAGCGTGCTGTGCTTCACGCAGTTCGCCCGGTTCGGCGGGATGCTCACCCCGCATCTGGCCGCCCGGTTCGGCGCGCCGGTGTCGTTCCTGCACGGTGGCACGCCGCGCGGCCGGCGCGACGCCATGGTCGCCGCGTTCCAGCAGGCCACCCGGCCGGGGATCTTCGTGCTGTCGCTGAAGGCGGGGGGCACCGGGCTGAACCTGACCGCCGCCAACCACGTGATCCACATCGACCGCTGGTGGAACCCGGCGACCGAGACACAGGCGTCCGACCGGGCGTTCCGGATCGGGCAGCGCCGCGACGTGCACGTGCACAACCTGGTCTGCCTCGGCACCCTGGAGGAGAACATCGACCGGGTGATCGCCGACAAGGGCATCCTCGCCGATCGGGTGGTCGGCACCGGCGAGAGCTGGCTGAGCGCGCTGTCCACCAGCGAGCTGCGGGACCTGTTCACCCTCGCGCCGGAGGCCATCGTTGACTGA
- a CDS encoding DUF5990 family protein, producing the protein MRIEGHDLPGRAGAPQAEALRLGGVHVGVQHTAGGRAEVVQRVPVAAERAVWELDVDVREVAGLIDVGGPWVHGRPGQRFLYLSWGAVDGDAFAMFRRAKLMFGDIPGPLLRAAAAGEGVLVGRLGLTDAEGGPRCARVRPPELTWELA; encoded by the coding sequence ATGAGGATCGAGGGCCACGACCTGCCCGGCCGGGCGGGCGCCCCGCAGGCGGAGGCGTTGCGGCTGGGTGGGGTGCACGTCGGTGTGCAGCACACGGCGGGCGGCCGGGCTGAGGTGGTGCAGCGGGTCCCGGTCGCGGCCGAGCGCGCGGTGTGGGAGCTCGACGTCGACGTCCGTGAGGTGGCGGGCTTGATCGACGTGGGCGGGCCGTGGGTGCACGGGCGGCCCGGTCAGCGGTTCCTCTACCTGAGCTGGGGCGCGGTCGACGGCGACGCGTTCGCGATGTTCCGCCGGGCGAAACTGATGTTCGGGGACATCCCGGGGCCGCTGCTGCGGGCGGCGGCGGCCGGGGAGGGCGTCCTGGTCGGCCGGCTCGGCCTGACCGACGCGGAGGGCGGCCCCCGGTGCGCCCGGGTTCGCCCGCCCGAGCTGACCTGGGAGCTGGCGTGA
- a CDS encoding alpha/beta hydrolase: MEAWDGATVRFRYADPAKSLAAVRLLSSVRHADLEFAGDGWQLDLPAPAVTRIEYRFELTHPDGSRETVTDPGNPMHAAGGFGESSVVHHPDYTEPDWLHHEGMAGTWRSLHLPVRGLHTTADIRIWSPESPDATKGRVLIAHDGPDYERFGGLARYTSAMIRAGRVPPYHLALLPPGDRDEWYSASPAYALALAGEIIPRIRADLQSPAVVGAGASLGALAMLHAQRRHPAGFAGLFLQSGSYFQPRHDSQESDFPRWGRIVRFAGQVLRAGRGPAVPAVLTCGAAEENLANNRDMVDALCDQGYPVAFAENPDAHTWAGWRDALDPHLTSLLCRIWPD, encoded by the coding sequence ATGGAGGCTTGGGACGGCGCCACGGTGCGCTTCCGCTATGCCGATCCCGCCAAGAGCCTCGCCGCGGTCCGCCTGCTCTCCTCCGTCCGCCACGCCGACCTGGAGTTCGCCGGCGACGGCTGGCAGCTCGACCTGCCGGCCCCGGCGGTCACGCGGATCGAGTACCGGTTCGAGCTGACCCACCCGGACGGCAGCCGGGAGACCGTGACCGATCCGGGCAACCCGATGCACGCGGCCGGCGGCTTCGGCGAGTCCTCGGTCGTGCACCACCCGGACTACACCGAGCCGGACTGGCTGCACCACGAGGGGATGGCCGGCACCTGGCGATCGCTGCACCTGCCGGTCCGGGGCCTGCACACCACCGCCGACATCCGGATCTGGTCGCCGGAGTCGCCGGACGCGACGAAGGGCCGGGTGCTGATCGCCCACGACGGGCCGGACTACGAGCGGTTCGGCGGCCTGGCCCGGTACACGTCGGCGATGATCCGGGCAGGACGGGTCCCCCCGTACCATCTGGCGCTCCTGCCGCCCGGTGACCGCGACGAGTGGTACTCGGCCTCCCCGGCGTACGCGCTGGCCCTGGCCGGCGAGATCATTCCGCGGATCCGGGCGGACCTGCAGAGCCCGGCGGTGGTGGGCGCCGGCGCGAGCCTCGGCGCGCTCGCCATGCTGCACGCGCAGCGCCGGCACCCGGCCGGGTTCGCCGGGCTGTTCCTGCAGTCCGGCAGCTACTTCCAGCCCCGCCACGACAGCCAGGAGTCGGATTTTCCCCGGTGGGGGCGGATCGTCCGGTTCGCCGGCCAGGTTCTGCGGGCCGGCCGCGGCCCGGCGGTTCCGGCCGTCCTGACCTGCGGGGCGGCGGAGGAGAACCTGGCGAACAACCGCGACATGGTGGATGCGTTGTGCGATCAGGGGTATCCGGTGGCATTCGCCGAGAACCCGGACGCACACACCTGGGCGGGGTGGCGGGACGCCCTGGACCCGCACCTCACGTCTCTTCTGTGCCGGATCTGGCCCGATTGA
- a CDS encoding ATP-grasp domain-containing protein, translated as MADVEHTIGMLLGTEDDWPRAYEALLRRVGLVTGPDGKTHRANAVRVTIEPFNLRDKPRHDLVIDRLAYWYYHPREWLKKIALMDDVYLLNSPFTFQSMEKHAAYCAMLRLGLKIPETVLVPFKNPLENSRWAYTAARYNRPFDLEATAAAIGYPLWMKPYDGGAWVGVSKIRNEIELHAAYDASGERLMHLQASIEGYDVFARSLSIGPETMVMKFRPDQPMHARYEVDHNFLSASAGDEVVTISRLVNAFFRWEFNSCETLVRGDEVHPIDYANACPDVALTSLHYYFPWAMTALLRWTVFCVVTGRKPRLDTDTSRYFAIADDHSLGYAEKLAAYRKLADDYFEVDRYQEFCAKHLGNLDDIVYDWVTSEEFRSLLRETVRAMYPVHEHEKFLAHFGGLIDAWIRDQDR; from the coding sequence GTGGCCGACGTCGAGCACACCATCGGAATGTTGCTGGGTACCGAGGACGACTGGCCACGCGCGTACGAAGCGCTTCTGCGCCGCGTCGGCCTGGTGACCGGACCGGACGGCAAGACCCATCGAGCCAACGCGGTACGGGTGACGATCGAGCCGTTCAACCTGCGTGACAAGCCCCGGCACGACCTCGTCATCGACCGGCTGGCGTACTGGTACTACCACCCCCGCGAGTGGCTCAAGAAGATCGCGCTGATGGACGACGTCTACCTGCTGAACAGCCCGTTCACCTTCCAGTCGATGGAGAAGCACGCGGCGTACTGCGCGATGCTGCGACTCGGGCTGAAGATCCCGGAGACGGTGCTTGTCCCGTTCAAGAACCCCCTCGAGAACTCCCGCTGGGCGTACACCGCGGCGCGGTACAACCGGCCGTTCGACCTGGAGGCGACGGCGGCGGCGATCGGCTACCCGCTCTGGATGAAACCGTACGACGGCGGGGCCTGGGTGGGCGTCTCCAAGATCCGCAACGAGATCGAGCTGCACGCCGCGTACGACGCCTCCGGCGAGCGGCTCATGCACCTGCAGGCCTCGATCGAGGGCTACGACGTGTTCGCCCGCAGCCTGAGCATCGGCCCGGAGACGATGGTCATGAAGTTCCGGCCGGACCAGCCGATGCACGCCCGCTACGAGGTGGACCACAACTTCCTGTCCGCGTCCGCCGGCGACGAGGTGGTGACGATCTCCCGGCTGGTCAACGCGTTCTTCCGGTGGGAGTTCAACAGCTGCGAGACGCTGGTGCGCGGCGACGAGGTGCACCCGATCGACTACGCGAACGCCTGCCCGGACGTCGCGCTGACCTCGCTGCACTACTACTTCCCGTGGGCGATGACCGCTCTGCTGCGCTGGACGGTCTTCTGCGTGGTGACCGGCCGCAAGCCGCGCCTGGACACCGACACCTCGCGCTACTTCGCGATCGCCGACGACCATTCCCTGGGGTACGCCGAGAAGCTCGCCGCCTACCGCAAGCTCGCCGACGACTACTTCGAGGTGGACCGTTACCAGGAGTTCTGCGCGAAGCACCTGGGCAACCTCGACGACATCGTCTACGACTGGGTGACCTCGGAGGAGTTCCGCTCACTGCTGCGCGAGACGGTCCGCGCGATGTACCCGGTGCACGAGCACGAGAAGTTCCTGGCGCACTTCGGCGGCCTGATCGACGCGTGGATCCGGGACCAGGACCGTTGA